In the Streptomyces sp. f51 genome, one interval contains:
- a CDS encoding anti-sigma factor, with product MTTADLHTLTGAYALHALDDDERERFERHTTECGDCAQEVRELEATAARLGLAATTTPDPALKTRVMRRVTTVRQESPRTRALSAPRAIGVRRRRPARWALAAALAAAATLGGTAAWQHERAQDAQEQARQAERHADQLAAVLAAPDAASRTAKLADGARGTVVVSRSRDQAVFIGSRMAKPPSGKVYQLWFDDAGTMRSAGLMDPGRTTEAVLMKGSVGGASGMGITVEPAGGSPKPTSAPVALLGLPV from the coding sequence GTGACGACGGCCGATCTGCACACACTGACCGGGGCGTACGCGCTGCACGCGCTGGACGACGACGAACGCGAGCGCTTCGAGCGGCACACCACGGAGTGCGGGGACTGCGCGCAGGAGGTCAGGGAGCTGGAGGCCACGGCCGCGCGGCTCGGGCTGGCCGCGACCACCACGCCGGACCCGGCCCTCAAGACCCGGGTGATGCGACGCGTCACCACGGTCCGCCAGGAGTCGCCGCGCACGAGGGCCCTCTCCGCTCCGCGGGCCATCGGCGTCCGCCGGCGCCGGCCCGCCCGATGGGCGCTCGCCGCGGCGCTGGCGGCCGCGGCCACGCTGGGCGGCACGGCGGCCTGGCAGCACGAGCGCGCCCAGGACGCCCAGGAACAGGCACGGCAGGCCGAACGGCACGCGGACCAGCTGGCCGCGGTCCTCGCCGCCCCCGACGCCGCCTCGCGCACGGCGAAGCTGGCTGACGGGGCGCGCGGCACGGTCGTGGTGTCCAGGAGCCGGGACCAGGCGGTGTTCATCGGCTCGAGGATGGCGAAGCCGCCGAGCGGCAAGGTCTACCAGCTCTGGTTCGACGACGCCGGCACCATGCGGTCCGCCGGACTGATGGACCCGGGGCGCACGACCGAGGCCGTGCTGATGAAGGGTTCCGTGGGCGGCGCCTCCGGCATGGGGATCACCGTGGAGCCGGCCGGGGGTTCCCCGAAGCCGACGTCCGCCCCGGTGGCCCTGCTGGGTCTTCCCGTCTGA
- a CDS encoding sigma-70 family RNA polymerase sigma factor produces MKEAVEIGRNPSAEPDLPDLMARVARGDQEAFASLYDVVAGPVLGIVRRVLRDRAQSEEVTQEVLVEVWRTAARYRPERGSVMNWVLTLTHQRAVDRVRSVEASTAREHKAALLDRTPEFDEVTEQVEARLEREQVRRCLRTLTELQRQSVTLAYYRGLTYREVAELLATPLGTVKTRLRDGLIRMRDCLGVTA; encoded by the coding sequence GTGAAGGAAGCCGTGGAGATCGGGCGCAACCCGTCTGCGGAGCCGGACCTGCCGGATCTGATGGCCAGGGTCGCCCGCGGCGACCAGGAGGCCTTCGCCTCGCTCTACGACGTGGTGGCGGGTCCCGTCCTCGGGATCGTCCGCCGGGTGCTGCGCGACCGGGCACAGTCGGAGGAGGTCACCCAGGAGGTTCTGGTCGAGGTGTGGCGGACCGCCGCCCGCTACCGGCCCGAGCGCGGCTCGGTGATGAACTGGGTCCTGACCCTGACCCATCAGCGGGCCGTGGACCGGGTGCGCTCGGTCGAGGCCTCGACGGCGCGCGAGCACAAGGCCGCGCTCCTCGACCGGACACCCGAGTTCGACGAGGTGACCGAACAGGTCGAGGCGCGCCTGGAACGTGAGCAGGTGCGGCGCTGTCTGCGCACGCTCACGGAGCTCCAGCGCCAGTCGGTGACGCTGGCCTACTACCGCGGGCTGACCTACCGGGAGGTGGCGGAGCTGCTCGCGACGCCGCTCGGCACGGTCAAGACCCGGCTGCGCGACGGACTGATCCGGATGCGTGACTGCCTGGGGGTGACGGCGTGA
- a CDS encoding class I SAM-dependent methyltransferase: MTTAESRPVEASRPGSAPPRRLDVVTPQPSSWARTAITRALVRRALERLPLQARFADGSRAGLGGPVMEIHDPDAFHRRIGTQGLVGFGESYMAGEWDAPDLVAVLTVLAGNAAGLIPAPLQRLRGLWAMRRPSVQRNTPTGARDNISRHYDLSNDLFALFLDDTLSYSSALFRGFPAAWPLLADAQHRKIDRLLDLVEAGPGTRLLEIGTGWGELAIRAAARGAHVTSLTLSREQQALARDRVRAAGLDDRVSIELCDYREATGTYDAVVSVEMIEAVGEEFWPVYFATLDARLAPGGRVALQAITMPHDRMLASRDTFTWIQKYVFPGGLLPSVEAVDEVTRAHTSLRTLRRDGFGAHYAETLRLWRERFTERAGEVAELGFDETFRRMWTFYLAYSEAGFRSGYLDVQQYLFTKETPAP, from the coding sequence ATGACGACAGCCGAGTCGCGCCCCGTCGAGGCGTCCCGGCCGGGCAGCGCCCCGCCCCGCAGGCTGGACGTGGTGACACCCCAGCCGTCCTCGTGGGCCCGTACCGCCATCACCCGGGCCCTGGTGCGCCGGGCACTCGAACGCCTGCCGCTCCAGGCGCGGTTCGCCGACGGGTCGCGCGCCGGCCTCGGCGGGCCGGTCATGGAGATCCACGACCCGGACGCCTTCCACCGCCGCATCGGCACCCAGGGCCTCGTCGGCTTCGGCGAGTCCTACATGGCGGGGGAGTGGGACGCGCCGGACCTGGTCGCCGTGCTCACCGTGCTCGCCGGAAACGCGGCCGGACTGATTCCGGCACCGCTCCAGAGGCTGCGGGGGCTCTGGGCGATGCGCCGGCCCTCCGTCCAGCGCAACACCCCCACGGGAGCCCGCGACAACATCAGCCGCCACTACGACCTGTCCAACGACCTGTTCGCGCTCTTCCTCGACGACACGCTCAGCTATTCGTCGGCCCTCTTCCGCGGCTTCCCCGCCGCCTGGCCCCTGCTGGCCGACGCCCAGCACCGCAAGATCGACCGGCTGCTCGACCTGGTCGAGGCCGGACCCGGGACGCGGCTCCTCGAAATCGGCACCGGCTGGGGCGAGCTGGCGATCCGCGCCGCCGCGCGCGGTGCCCACGTCACCTCGCTCACGCTCTCCCGTGAACAACAGGCGCTGGCCCGGGACCGGGTGCGCGCGGCGGGCCTCGACGACCGCGTGAGCATCGAGCTGTGCGACTACCGCGAGGCCACCGGCACGTACGACGCCGTGGTCAGCGTCGAGATGATCGAGGCGGTCGGGGAGGAGTTCTGGCCCGTCTACTTCGCCACCCTCGACGCACGGCTCGCTCCCGGCGGCCGGGTCGCGCTCCAGGCGATCACCATGCCGCACGACCGCATGCTCGCCTCCCGCGACACCTTCACCTGGATCCAGAAGTACGTGTTCCCGGGCGGGCTGCTGCCCTCCGTGGAGGCCGTGGACGAGGTGACCCGAGCGCACACGTCCCTGCGCACCCTGCGCAGGGACGGCTTCGGGGCCCACTACGCGGAGACCCTGCGGCTGTGGCGCGAGCGGTTCACCGAGCGGGCCGGCGAGGTCGCGGAGCTCGGCTTCGACGAGACCTTCCGCCGGATGTGGACCTTCTACCTCGCCTACTCCGAAGCCGGATTCCGCTCCGGCTACCTGGATGTGCAGCAGTACCTGTTCACGAAGGAGACCCCCGCACCATGA
- a CDS encoding FAD-dependent oxidoreductase, with the protein MRRRSAEAPDGDAGSGGHRDGGRRRTAVIGGGVAGLTAAYVLSQERPVALYEADDRLGGHAHTHDLTSSDGRLHRVDSGFIVHNHRTYPNLLRLFAELGVATQESEMSMSVRCEGCGLQYAGARGPSGLFARPASALRAPYLRMLTEVPSFHRAARRLLAQGGEDTLTLGEFITREGFSPYFTRHFMTPLVSAVWSCDAATARLYPAAYLFRFMDHHGMLSVGGSPLWRTVTGGSRSYVDRLAKELDAVHTSTPVRAVRRHADGVDITTEDGTTASYGSVVIAVHPGQALRLLADPTDLEREVLGTFRYSRNTTLLHTDTTLLPSARGARASWNYLMPDCATDADRVRVSYDMNRLQRLDAPETYVVTLGGEDRVDPARVLARMEYEHPVYTPESVAAQRRLPALNSPVTAYAGAYHGWGFHEDGCRSGVEAAEALGVNW; encoded by the coding sequence ATGAGGCGCAGGTCAGCGGAGGCTCCGGACGGTGACGCCGGAAGCGGCGGACACCGCGACGGAGGGCGTCGGCGCACGGCCGTGATCGGCGGGGGAGTGGCCGGGCTCACCGCCGCGTACGTGCTGAGCCAGGAGAGGCCCGTCGCCCTGTACGAGGCGGACGACCGGCTGGGCGGGCACGCCCACACCCACGACCTCACCTCGTCCGACGGGCGCCTGCACCGCGTCGACTCGGGCTTCATCGTGCACAACCACCGCACCTACCCCAACCTCCTGCGGCTGTTCGCCGAACTCGGCGTCGCCACCCAGGAGTCCGAGATGAGCATGTCGGTGCGGTGCGAGGGGTGCGGACTCCAGTACGCGGGGGCCCGGGGCCCGTCCGGCCTGTTCGCCCGTCCGGCCAGTGCCCTGCGCGCGCCCTATCTCCGCATGCTCACCGAAGTGCCGTCGTTCCACCGTGCCGCCCGCAGACTCCTGGCCCAGGGCGGTGAAGACACCCTCACCCTGGGCGAGTTCATCACCAGGGAAGGCTTCTCGCCCTATTTCACCCGGCACTTCATGACCCCGCTCGTCTCCGCGGTCTGGTCCTGCGACGCGGCCACGGCCCGTCTCTACCCGGCCGCCTACCTGTTCCGCTTCATGGACCACCACGGCATGCTCTCGGTGGGCGGCTCGCCCCTGTGGCGCACGGTGACCGGGGGCTCCCGCTCCTATGTCGACCGGCTGGCCAAGGAACTCGACGCGGTGCACACCTCCACCCCGGTCCGTGCCGTGCGCCGCCACGCCGACGGGGTGGACATCACCACCGAGGACGGCACCACCGCCTCGTACGGCTCCGTGGTCATCGCCGTCCATCCCGGCCAGGCGCTGCGCCTGCTCGCGGACCCCACGGACCTGGAACGCGAGGTGCTCGGGACCTTCCGCTACTCCCGCAACACCACCCTCCTGCACACGGACACGACACTCCTGCCGAGCGCACGCGGGGCACGGGCCTCCTGGAACTATCTGATGCCCGACTGCGCGACCGACGCGGACCGGGTCCGGGTCAGCTACGACATGAACCGGCTCCAGCGACTGGACGCGCCCGAGACCTACGTCGTCACGCTCGGCGGCGAGGACCGCGTCGACCCCGCACGGGTCCTGGCCCGCATGGAGTACGAACACCCCGTCTACACACCCGAGTCGGTCGCCGCCCAACGCCGACTGCCCGCCCTGAACAGCCCGGTGACCGCGTACGCCGGCGCCTACCACGGCTGGGGCTTCCACGAGGACGGCTGCCGCTCCGGTGTCGAGGCGGCGGAGGCATTGGGGGTGAACTGGTGA
- a CDS encoding DUF1295 domain-containing protein — translation MSGFPWAAFAQNLAPAAGAAFAVMLATFAVAVCRNLHRIVDVAWGIAFTAVALVTLLASAGEGDEGRRVLVTVLTSVWGLRLAVHIGRRGRGHGEDPRYEAMLAKAPGSRDLYALRMVYLLQGALVWLVSLPVQAAQYIPGPVTGFAWAGTALWAVGLFFEAVGDAQLARFKADPANRGRVMDRGLWSWTRHPNYFGDFCVWWGLFLIVCDSPQAAAAVLVSPLVMSYLLINGSGKPMLERHMAERPGFTEYVARTSGFFPLPPGPRR, via the coding sequence ATGAGCGGTTTCCCCTGGGCCGCCTTCGCCCAGAACCTCGCTCCCGCGGCCGGCGCGGCGTTCGCCGTCATGCTCGCCACGTTCGCCGTCGCCGTGTGCAGGAACCTGCACCGGATCGTGGACGTCGCCTGGGGGATCGCTTTCACCGCGGTGGCCCTCGTCACCCTCCTGGCGTCCGCCGGTGAGGGCGACGAGGGCCGCCGGGTGCTCGTCACCGTCCTCACCTCGGTGTGGGGGCTGAGGCTGGCCGTCCACATCGGGCGGCGCGGCCGGGGACACGGCGAGGACCCGCGCTACGAAGCCATGCTGGCCAAGGCGCCCGGCAGCCGCGACCTGTACGCCCTGCGCATGGTGTACCTCCTGCAAGGGGCGCTGGTGTGGCTGGTGTCCCTGCCGGTCCAGGCCGCGCAGTACATCCCGGGGCCGGTCACGGGCTTCGCGTGGGCGGGTACGGCGCTGTGGGCCGTCGGCCTGTTCTTCGAGGCGGTCGGCGACGCCCAGCTGGCCCGCTTCAAGGCCGATCCGGCGAACCGCGGCCGGGTCATGGACCGCGGCCTGTGGAGCTGGACCCGTCACCCGAACTACTTCGGCGACTTCTGCGTCTGGTGGGGCCTGTTCCTGATCGTCTGCGACAGCCCGCAGGCGGCCGCCGCCGTGCTGGTGTCGCCGCTGGTGATGAGCTATCTCCTGATCAACGGCAGCGGGAAGCCGATGCTGGAGCGCCACATGGCCGAGCGCCCGGGATTCACCGAGTACGTGGCGCGGACCAGCGGCTTCTTCCCGCTGCCCCCGGGGCCGCGCCGCTGA
- a CDS encoding AMP-binding protein codes for MLVPFGALDFLDRAVTVYGDRLGVVDEPDQPAEPWEGLTYRRVGELARAQAAGLDALGVPHGARVAVVSPNSARLLTSFFGVSGHGRVLVPVNFRLTADEVSYIVEHSGASVLLVDPELTDRFAQVACKHRFTLGAAADAELYRFGTEPRPWDADENATATINYTSGTTARPKGVQITHRNIWVNATTFALHAGVTDRDVYLHTLPMFHANGWGMPFAMAGLGVPQIALRKVDGAEILRRVAEHGVTVMCAAPAVVNAVLAAAESFDGEIPGRDRVRIIVAGAPPPTKTVARVESLLGWEFIQIYGLTETSPLLTVNRTRSEWDGLDPQARAEKLVRAGAPALGVTLRTEADGEILARSNVVLEGYWEQPAETERALADGWFHTGDGGSIGEDGYLTISDRKKDVIITGGENVSSIEVEDTLFSHPAVAEVAVIGVPHEKWGETVKALVVLAPDTEATESELIGYCKERLAGYKAPTSVEFRDELARTATGKLQKYKLRRPYWEGRDRDVN; via the coding sequence ATGCTCGTCCCCTTCGGAGCCCTTGATTTCCTGGACCGCGCCGTCACCGTGTACGGCGACCGCCTAGGTGTGGTCGACGAACCCGACCAGCCGGCCGAGCCCTGGGAGGGACTGACCTACCGCCGCGTCGGTGAGCTGGCCCGAGCCCAGGCCGCCGGACTCGACGCGCTCGGCGTCCCGCACGGCGCGCGCGTGGCCGTCGTCTCGCCCAACAGCGCCCGACTCCTCACCTCGTTCTTCGGCGTCAGCGGCCACGGCCGCGTCCTCGTGCCGGTCAACTTCCGTCTCACGGCGGACGAGGTGAGCTACATCGTCGAGCACTCGGGTGCGAGCGTCCTGCTCGTCGACCCCGAACTGACCGACCGCTTCGCCCAGGTCGCCTGCAAGCACCGCTTCACCCTCGGTGCCGCCGCGGACGCGGAGCTGTACCGCTTCGGCACCGAACCCCGTCCCTGGGACGCGGACGAGAACGCCACCGCGACGATCAACTACACCAGCGGCACGACGGCCCGGCCCAAGGGCGTGCAGATCACCCACCGCAACATCTGGGTCAACGCCACGACCTTCGCCCTGCACGCGGGTGTCACCGACCGGGACGTGTATCTGCACACCTTGCCCATGTTCCACGCGAACGGCTGGGGCATGCCGTTCGCGATGGCGGGCCTCGGGGTCCCCCAGATCGCGCTGCGCAAGGTCGACGGGGCCGAGATCCTGCGCCGGGTGGCCGAGCACGGCGTCACGGTGATGTGCGCGGCCCCGGCCGTCGTCAACGCGGTGCTGGCCGCGGCCGAGTCCTTCGACGGCGAGATCCCCGGCCGCGACCGGGTCCGTATCATCGTCGCCGGCGCGCCACCGCCCACGAAGACCGTCGCCCGCGTCGAGTCGTTGCTGGGCTGGGAGTTCATCCAGATCTACGGTCTGACCGAGACCTCGCCGCTGCTCACCGTGAACCGCACCCGCTCCGAATGGGACGGGCTCGACCCGCAGGCCCGCGCCGAGAAACTGGTGCGCGCCGGAGCCCCCGCGCTCGGCGTGACCCTGCGCACCGAGGCCGACGGCGAGATCCTCGCGCGCTCCAACGTCGTCCTGGAGGGCTACTGGGAGCAGCCCGCGGAGACCGAACGGGCCCTGGCCGACGGCTGGTTCCACACCGGGGACGGCGGATCCATCGGCGAGGACGGCTATCTGACGATCAGTGACCGCAAGAAGGACGTGATCATCACCGGCGGCGAGAACGTGTCGTCGATCGAGGTGGAGGACACCCTCTTCAGCCATCCGGCCGTCGCCGAGGTCGCGGTCATCGGCGTGCCGCACGAGAAGTGGGGCGAGACCGTCAAGGCCCTGGTGGTCCTCGCCCCGGACACGGAGGCGACCGAGAGCGAGCTGATCGGGTACTGCAAGGAGCGTCTCGCCGGGTACAAGGCGCCGACCTCGGTCGAGTTCCGCGACGAGCTCGCCCGCACGGCCACCGGCAAGCTCCAGAAGTACAAACTGCGCCGCCCGTACTGGGAGGGACGCGACCGGGACGTCAACTGA
- a CDS encoding sigma-70 family RNA polymerase sigma factor, which translates to MSADPTAGQPAVEPGDAVTDAELARGIVDGDEASLATAYRRWAPLVHALARRSLGDAREAEDVTQQVFLAVWRGARGYRPERGTVAGWLVGITRRKIADTLSARTRRTELVGAAGALLVLADDSRARPEAALDRVLVRHELAKLPTPQRRVLHLAFYEDLTQTQIAQRTGWPLGTVKSHSRRAMHQLRDCLRTAAEV; encoded by the coding sequence ATGAGCGCAGATCCCACCGCCGGACAGCCGGCCGTCGAGCCCGGGGACGCGGTCACGGACGCCGAGCTGGCCCGCGGCATCGTCGACGGGGACGAGGCCTCGCTCGCCACCGCGTACCGCCGCTGGGCCCCCCTGGTCCACGCCCTCGCCCGTCGCTCGCTGGGCGACGCCCGCGAGGCGGAGGACGTCACCCAGCAGGTGTTCCTCGCCGTGTGGCGGGGCGCGCGGGGCTACCGGCCCGAGCGCGGCACGGTCGCCGGCTGGCTCGTCGGCATCACCCGGCGCAAGATCGCCGACACGCTGTCCGCGCGGACCAGGCGCACCGAACTGGTGGGTGCCGCCGGCGCCCTCCTGGTCCTCGCCGACGACTCCCGGGCCCGGCCCGAGGCCGCGCTCGACCGTGTCCTCGTACGGCACGAGCTGGCCAAGCTCCCGACACCGCAGCGCCGGGTCCTGCATCTCGCGTTCTACGAGGACCTCACCCAGACCCAGATCGCCCAGCGCACCGGGTGGCCGCTGGGCACGGTCAAGAGCCACTCCCGCCGCGCCATGCACCAGCTGCGCGACTGCCTGCGTACCGCGGCCGAGGTCTGA
- a CDS encoding GNAT family N-acetyltransferase, which translates to MDSRPTFDFPRPLSIGGLGLHLREWCDDDVADLVALYDDPEIDRWTPVVSPFDTDAALAYLAAAEQKAAERRGVQLAITTDGALPRGEILLFPGTADDRDVELAYGVGAAHRGRGLATRAVRLAVDFAHRRVGGRRVVLCIEDRNTASEAVARATGFVLTDDEPVVRTAKGRQVVLRTWNHLRVEDGRHPA; encoded by the coding sequence ATGGACAGCCGACCGACGTTCGACTTTCCCCGGCCGCTGAGCATCGGCGGGCTGGGGCTGCATCTGCGCGAGTGGTGCGACGACGATGTCGCGGATCTGGTCGCGCTCTACGACGATCCCGAGATCGACCGGTGGACGCCGGTCGTCTCGCCGTTCGACACCGACGCGGCGCTCGCCTACCTCGCGGCGGCCGAGCAGAAGGCCGCGGAGAGGCGGGGCGTGCAGCTGGCCATCACCACGGACGGGGCGCTGCCGCGCGGGGAGATCCTGCTGTTCCCCGGCACCGCCGACGACCGTGACGTCGAACTGGCCTACGGCGTGGGTGCCGCGCACCGGGGCCGCGGGCTGGCGACCCGCGCGGTCCGGCTCGCCGTGGACTTCGCCCACCGTCGCGTCGGCGGCCGGCGTGTGGTGCTGTGCATCGAGGACCGGAACACCGCGAGCGAGGCCGTCGCGCGGGCGACGGGTTTCGTCCTCACCGACGACGAGCCCGTGGTCCGCACGGCGAAGGGCCGGCAGGTCGTCCTGCGCACCTGGAACCACCTCAG
- a CDS encoding DUF1365 domain-containing protein → MTAVPALYPCTVAHIRTEPTRYALRHRTYMWLTDPDQPPRLPLPLRPLARFDPRDHFDGDRPSIRAGLDRFLASHGVDLRGGPVLMLAHARVLGHVFNPLTLYWCHDPDGTARCVVAEVHNTYGERHSYLLRPGRDGTARTGKEFYVSPFFPVDGAYRMRLPEPGDRLDLTVHLERAGTRPFTATVRGTRQEATVGALLRQALRHPWSTLAVSAAIRLHGVRLYLRGLPVQPRPHRRAQENVR, encoded by the coding sequence GTGACCGCGGTCCCCGCTCTCTACCCCTGCACGGTGGCCCACATACGGACCGAGCCCACCCGGTACGCGCTGCGCCACCGCACGTACATGTGGCTGACCGACCCCGACCAGCCGCCCCGACTGCCGCTCCCGCTGCGCCCGTTGGCCCGCTTCGATCCCCGGGACCACTTCGACGGGGACCGGCCCAGCATCCGCGCCGGCCTGGACCGCTTCCTCGCCTCCCACGGCGTCGACCTGCGCGGCGGACCGGTGCTGATGCTCGCCCACGCGCGCGTCCTCGGACATGTCTTCAACCCGCTGACCCTGTACTGGTGTCACGATCCCGACGGCACCGCGCGCTGCGTCGTCGCCGAGGTGCACAACACCTACGGCGAACGGCACTCCTATCTGCTGCGCCCCGGCCGGGACGGAACCGCGCGGACCGGCAAGGAGTTCTACGTGTCGCCGTTCTTCCCCGTCGACGGCGCCTACCGCATGCGCCTGCCCGAGCCCGGCGACCGGCTCGACCTGACGGTACATCTGGAACGCGCGGGTACCCGGCCCTTCACCGCCACCGTACGCGGAACGCGGCAGGAGGCGACCGTCGGCGCGCTGCTGCGGCAGGCGCTGCGCCACCCCTGGTCCACCCTCGCCGTGTCCGCCGCCATCCGGCTGCACGGCGTCCGCCTCTATCTGCGGGGACTGCCCGTCCAGCCCCGCCCCCACCGACGAGCCCAGGAGAACGTGAGATGA